The following DNA comes from Microbacterium terregens.
ACGTGCGCGAGGCCGAAGAACAGGAGCATCATCGGCACGGTCGGCGCCGCCGGGAAGAATGTGCCGGCACCGTCGCCGAGCCACGACAAGGCGATCGCCGCGAACAGCAAGGTGTACGGCAGCCCCCCGCGCGATCCCCGTCCACCCCAGAGCACCGCTACGGCCAGGAGCGGCATCAGGAACAGCTTCGTCGGGCCGGCGACCGCCTCGGCGTCGACGGCAAGCGCGATGACGTGGACAACCGAAACCAGGGCGAACGGCGCGAATCCGATCCAGAGCCGGGGCATTGTTCTCCTCATCGAGCGGGCGGGGCACCATAATCGTCGCATGACCGACGCGCTCAGCAGGATCGGCCTCCGGCGCATGACGGGGCGGGACCCTGACGAGTCGCACCGTGTGGCCACCCCGCTCGAGCTGCTGTTCGACCTGGTGTTCGTGGTGGCCGTGTCGCAGGCCTCGCAGAACCTGCACCACCTCATCAGCGACGGCCACGTCGGGCAGGGAGTGCTCTCCTACCTGATGGTGTTCTTCGCGATCTGGTGGGCGTGGATGAACTTCACGTGGTTCGCGTCGGCGTTCGACACGGACGACTGGCTCTACCGCGTGATGACGATCGTGCAGATGGCCGGCGTGCTCGTGCTGGCGGCCGGCGTCCACGCGGCGATGGTGGACCTGGACTACCTGACGGTCACGTGGGGCTACGTACTCATGCGGCTTGCGATGGTGGGTCAGTGGCTGCGGGCCGCGGCATCCGATCCCGCCTCACGGCCCACCGCTGTACGGTTCGCCGTGGGGATCACGTTCGTGCAGGTGCTCTGGGTCGCGCGGATGTATCTGCTCGATGAGACCGCACAGTTCTGGTCGTTCTTCGTGCTCGTCGCCGCCGAATTCATCGTGCCGGTGTGGGCGGAGTCCCGGCGCCGCACCAGCTGGCACCCCGTCCACATCGCCGAGCGCTTCGGGCTGTTCACCCTGCTGCTGCTGGGCGAGAGTCTGCTCGCCTCCTCGAACGCGATGATCGACGCGCTCGGCGAGGGCGAGCAGATTCCACAGCTGCTCGGACTCGCGGCGTCGGGCATCGTTGTGACCGCCGGGATCTGGTGGCTGTACTTCGCCCGGGAGCAGCACGGGCGGCTGCGGAGCCTTCGCGCGGGTTTCACGTTCGGCTACCTGCACTATGTGATCTTCGCGGCGGCGGGCGCGGTGTCGTCGGGGGTGGAGGTCGAGATCGATGAGATCACCGGCCACACCGAGATCGCCCACGCGACCGCCGGACTCTCCCTCACCCTTCCGATCGCGTTGTTCGTGCTGAGCGCGTGGGCGATCCTGCTGCAACCGACGCTGTCGCGCGCGGCATCGGCCGTGGTCGTCGTGGCTGCCGGTCTCATCGCGGCGAGCGGCCTGCTGCCGGTGGGGGAGTACGCGGTCTCTGCGCTGCTGCTGAGCGGGATCGTCGTGGTGCTGGAGGTCGCGGCGGTCAAGGACTCGATTCCCGCGGGCCCGGCACGGACGCCGTAGGGCCGCCCACGGGTCCTCGAAGTCAGGTGCTCAGGTCGAGCGAGACGATGGTCCGGTCGTACCTCGGGCGCGCGACCTCGCGGAAGCCCGCCCTCTCGAACACCGACAGGATGCCGTGATACAGGTCGTTGGTGGGGTGCGTCGCCACCCTCGTGTCGAGCGGGTACGCCTCGACGGAGCGGGCCCCGTGACTGCGGGCGAAGTCGACGGCCGCGGAGAGGAGCTCGGCGTTCAACCCCTTGCCACGATGCTCGCGCCGCACGACGAAGCAGGTCACTGCCCAGACATCCTCATCATCGAGCGGCACGTCGGTGTTCGCCGCGATCGCCCGGGTGCGCAGGACCCGGATCTGCGAAGCACGCGGTCCGATGCGAACCCAGCCCGCGGCTTCACCATCGACATAGGCGATCAGTGCGGGCGGCGTGGCGCCTTGTTCGATCTCGGTCCGGAGCATCTCGCGCCGCTCATCTTGCGTCGTTCTCTGAAACTGCGCTCTTGTGAGCATCCACCACTGGCACTGGCAGGCCTGTCCATCGCCACCACCGGTCAGAGCGTGCTCAGCATCGTCGAAGCGGTCGGCAGTAACGGGGGAGAGAACGATCTCGGCCATCCCTCGACGCTAGCGACTGCGGCCGACACGGGAAAGAGTCGACTCAGGATGCCGGCCGTGCGGGCGTCGCCCGTTCGCGGCGCTCGCGGTGAGCGGGTAGGATGGGGGAGTTGTCCGCGTGCGGGCATCGGGATGTGGCGCAGCTTGGTAGCGCACTTGACTGGGGGTCAAGGGGTCGCAGGTTCAAATCCTGTCATCCCGACTGGAAAGTCCCGGGAACCTGAGGGTTCCCGGGACTTCTTAGTTGGTGAAACTTGACCACGTCATCGCAATGCCATCGAATTGACCGCTCTGGCGCTCTCTCGCGGCGCGAAGCCTCGACTGACTCTACTTCGCTCCGGTTGCCTCCGAACGGTGGGGCGACGACCTGCGCACCTAGTAGGCATAAACGCGGTAGACAACCTGACGCTCGAGCTCTGGGGGCTGGAAAGACTCCTCAATATCAACGAGCTCGCCGCCTATCTCCGCGTCCCCGTGTCGACCATCTACGAGTGGCGTACGAAGGGGCAGGCGCCTCTCGCGCATCGCTACGGCAAGCATCTGACATTCGCGGCCGCGGATGTGCGGGCTTGGGTCGACGCCCACAGGGAGCCGTGCGCTCCGGCACCCGTCAACCCTCGGTGACGCGATGAGTCGCGTGCGCCTCGCGATCGGGACTTTCGGCGAGATCGGGTTCCTTGCCGCCGCACCCGGTCGCGTGATTGCCCGCGCACGATATCGCGATTGGGATGGCCGGACCAGGCTCGTGCAGGCCACCGCAGAGACGCGCGCGCTCGCCGAGCGCGCACTGAAGGTGAAGCTCTCAACGCGGAGCTCGTTCCAGCACACGATAACGACGCTCACTCCCGACAGCCTGTTCTCCCATCTCGTCGACTACTGGCTTGAAGACCTGGATCAGGAGGGCCGGCTCTCCACAACGACACGGCAGCTGTACGAGCGCAACATCCGAACCCTCGTCATACCGGCGATCGGCAATCTGACGCTGCGGGAGATCGGCGTCGCGCGCTGCGACCAACTCCTCAAGCAGCTGAACAAGCGGAGCTACAGCCGAGCAAAGCATGCTCGCGTCGTACTTCGCCTGGCGTTCGGCCTCGCTGTGCGCCACGAGGTCCTGTCGCGTAATCCGATGGACCATGTCGCACGACTGAATCGGCAGATCAGTATGCCCGACGCACTCACCCCGGTCGAGGTGACGGCGATCCGCACGGCGATCGCCGTCTGGGAGAGCGGACGCGTGATCTCAGGGCCGAAGCCGGATGGACAACTCGGTGGAATCGTCGAGGTCATGCTTGGAACATCCGCCCGAATCGGTGAGGTGCTCGCGATTCGACGTCGCGACGTTGACATCACCAGCGCGGTGCCGTCGATTCGCATCGCGGGCACGATCGTCAGCAACAGTGGTGAGCCGACCCAGCGGCAGGATCACCCGAAGACCGCGAAGTCGCGACGCACTATCGCGATTCCGACGTTCACAGCCGAGGCCGTCCGCCGGCGTCTGGCTAGTCTCAGCGAGCCGTCGCTGGACGCGCTGCTCTTCTGTAGTCGGGAGGGCACACCGTTGACCACGAACAATGTGAGGCGCCAGCTTCGACGAGTCATGGAGATCGCCGGCATCACGGGAGTTACGCCGCACGCGTTTCGCCGCACGGTCGCGACAGCTATCAACGAGCAGGCGGGCGTGGAGCTTGCTGCAGAGTTGTTGGGCCACACGGATCCCAAGATCACCGTCCAGCACTACATCCGGCGCAACGAGATGGTGAACCCTTCCACCGCCGAGATGCTCGACCGCGCGTTCGCCAAGGATCAGCCGATCTGAGAAGGATGCCTGTGGTCACCACGTTTGCTCCGTCGGGCCCCAACTCGCGATCGGCCCGCCGTTCGGGCCGTGGTTCCGGAGGAACTCGCCGTGGACCCGCTCGCAGGCGAGGCGGAGGGTGTTTGACCAGCCGATGACTTCGCCGCGGAAGCTGACACGGTAGCGAACGTCGTCGGCGCTCATCCGGCGGATCTCGATGGTGCCGTACACGCGGTCGAACGCGTCCGCCAAAGTCCACGTGCCCGTCGGACCCTCCTGCGCTGCGAGCAGCGGGTGCCATCGGTGCGGTTCGGCCATTGGGCATCCTCCTCCGGCCGAACACGCATGAGAGTAGACCGACCAACAGACATCGCCGCGCGAGCTGTTGGGAGCTGGATGCGCACCTTCCTGCCATGAGCGATCGTGAGCGCGCTGACGCTGTCCTGGAGCACGTGGCTGTGCTCGCGTTCCTGTACTACCCCGGCATCGAGGTGGATGATCCGAGCTACAGCCTCGCCGACGACATCGACTGGTGTCTCGCGCGGCTGGGCGATGTGACCGACGTCGAGCGGGAACGGATGCGTGCGCTCTTCGAAAGAGCGATCACGGACCCCACCGCGGCGCGCGAGGAGTTGTTCACGGCTCTCGTTGAGCTCGACGGCGTTCTCGCAGCGGATCATCCTGAGTGACGCGCGTCGAAGCGAGGACGAGCGTGCGGCGCGTCTGGCTGCGCATCGGAAGGTATGGAACGACGCGCACCCGACCTACTACGCGGAGTACCGTGAGCGGAACCGTGAGGACATCCGCCGGAAGAACCGTGAGCGGGAGCGGGAGCGGGCTCAGCGCGAGCGGGAGGAGAAGGCGCGGCGTCAGAAGGGGATCGATCGCGCGACGGCGTGGGCTGCGGCGCACCCGGAGGAGCGTCAGCAAGCGCGCGAGCGCTACAAGCAAGAGCACCCGGAGACGTACAAGCAGGCTCAGCGCGACTATTACCACCGGAACCGCGACGCGATCGCCGAGCGCCGGCGGGCGCGAGAGGCCGCCGATCCCGTCAAGGCGAACGAAGTTCGCAATCGCGCGGTCGCCCGCGCACGCGGGGTCGGGCGCGTCTCCGAGTGGTCCCCCAGTCCCTCTCAGCAGGAGTCATACCGCCAGCGAGAGAATGAAGCGCGGCGTCGGCAGCGTCGCCGGGCCAGCGCCGGGCTGCCGGACCGACGGCTCCATCGGGTGCTGGCTGCAGAGCGGCGTCACAACGCCGCCGCCGCCGATGCGTTCTTCGCAAGGAAGCGCAGTCGGGGGGAGGTTGCTCGGATTCGAGAGCAGGACCTCCCCACTCCACCGGAGTTAGTGCACGCGCTCGAGCAGCGGTCAGAGAGCCGTCGCGTTGTTCGTCAGATTCTGGCCGTCGCTGACGTCTACTTCACCGAGCACGAACTCGAACTCCGGGCGCGTGTCGCCGAGATCTCGCGGACGCGCTTCCGCGCAGGGCTGCTCCCGCTTGATGTGTACACGGAGCCGCGCCGCCGCGCTCTCGAGGTAGCGAGCGCCGGCTACCTCCGTCGCAGTGCCGTGTCTCAGGCCTCATCGCTCGCCGTCTTCCAGTGGCTGACGTCGGATCTTGCGAAGCGGACGCCCGACATTCCGCTCTGATCTCGTTGCCGCTCAATGAGTCGCGTCACGCAATGGCGGCGCATCGGGTGGCCGTAGCCCGATCGGCCAACGCGACAATCACTCGCCCACGTGGCGGCGCCGCGATCGGTTAACGAGCTGTCTCTGCCGCTGCCCTCAGGCGCGCGGTGGGTTAAACATGAACTCAAGGCGGATGCCGTTGTCGTCCTCGACAAAGGATGCGTAGTAGCTGTCGTTGAACCGCGGGTAAAGCTTCGGCTCGCGGACCGCAGTCCAGCCCGCCTCCATCGCAATGTCGTGCAGGCGATCCACCTCCTCGGGTGATCCGACGGCGAAGGCAAGGTGCTGCCATCCCACGCGGCCTGTCCGGTGCGGTCCACTGCCCGCCTCCCGAGCCGAAAAGAGGATCAGCTCCTCCTCGCCCCGGTACCAAGACACGCCGTCGTCAGCGTCCAGTCGGGTGCAACCGAGCGCACGCATCACCGGGTCGAACTGCGAGGTCGATCGGGTCAGGTCATCGACGGTGATACCGAGGTGGTCAAAGAGGGTCACCTTTACATACTGCGACTGCCGTCGATGATGAGCAAATAGCCTCCCCTACCTTCTGGAGCGATCGGTCTCCGGCCGTGACACGCCACGCTGCCCATCGGCTCACGCGTCGCGCGAAGGACCGGATCGCCGACAGATCCGCGACCCACGCCCCCTCCGCGAGATCATCGGCACCGCTCTCGGGATCAGTGCCCGGGTAGGGATCGTCTATAGGCGACCGCCCCGGTGTGCAGTAAGTGGCCACAGGCCTAGACATCTCCGGCGTCAGGTCGGATGTGCTTCCTGAGGAATTCCTTCGTGAAGTGCTCGATGCACATCCCCGCGGAGCCCTCGCGCGAGAGTTTGGTGCGTGTGTGATCGAACAGGCCGAGCGGAAGCCCACGACCGCTGCTCGATAGACGGCGGCGTCGTGAGGCGGCTCGAGGAGAATCCGCTCGAACAGCTTCGATGATCCAGACGTCCGCCCGGACGACGATCCCTCTACGCTTCTAACGTGATTGCCCTTCAAGTCGTCCTGCCTCGGACGTTCCTCGCCGACGAGATCGTCAGGGAGTACATGTCAGACGTCGCTTCACGGTGGTACGGGCGGCAGGCGACCCCCGACGAAGTCGACGAAGCCCTTCACGGCGAGCCATACGACGACCTCCAGGGAGCCAGTGGCGTCTTCCTCGCCGCTGTGGAGGATGGCAGAGCGGTCGGCTGTGCAGGTGTGCGTTTTGGGGACGGATTTGCCGAGCTGACGAAGGTCTTCACCCGGCGCGACCATCGCGGACAGGGCCTGGGCGGCCGATTGCTCGGAATGGCCGAGCAATCCTGTGCGGAGAGGAACCACCGCAGGCGGGGCTGGCCGGGACGTCGCGACCCACAAGGCAGAACAAGTAGCCTGGTGCGGTGCTGAACCGGCGCTCTGAGCGTGCCCGGCTTGACGATTTCGTCAAGCGCATCGGCGAAGGCCATAGCTCGACACTTCTCCTCGACGGTGGCGCGGGTGTCGGGAAAACCACTTTGCTCGATTATCTGGTCCAGCAGAGCGAGGGGATCCGAATCCTCAACGTCACGGGCATTCAGTCCGAGGTGGAGCTCGCCTACGCCGCGTTGCATCAGCTGTGCCGTCCACTAATGGCGGGGCTAGAGTCATTGCCGGCACCTCAGCGAGAGGCACTTGAAACCACATTCGGGTTACGCGTGGGTCCGTACCCGAATAAGTTCTACATCGGCCTGGCCACTCTGAGCCTGTTGTCGGAGTACTCCACAGACGAACCTCTTCTCTGCGTGATCGACGACGCGCAGTGGCTGGATCAGGCGTCCGCGGAGGTGCTCGGGTTCGTCGCAAGGAGGCTGGAGGCCGAAGCCATCGGGATGGTATTCGCTGTGCGTACCGGTACCAAAGATCCAGGGTTGGGCGGGATACCTCGTCTTCTCGTGACAGGCCTTGAGAAGCCGTACGCAGAGCGTCTCTTCTCCTCGCTCGCGCTAGGCCCCGTAGACCCGGACGCTATGGCGAGGGTCATCA
Coding sequences within:
- a CDS encoding helix-turn-helix domain-containing protein, with amino-acid sequence MGRRPAHLVGINAVDNLTLELWGLERLLNINELAAYLRVPVSTIYEWRTKGQAPLAHRYGKHLTFAAADVRAWVDAHREPCAPAPVNPR
- a CDS encoding VOC family protein gives rise to the protein MTLFDHLGITVDDLTRSTSQFDPVMRALGCTRLDADDGVSWYRGEEELILFSAREAGSGPHRTGRVGWQHLAFAVGSPEEVDRLHDIAMEAGWTAVREPKLYPRFNDSYYASFVEDDNGIRLEFMFNPPRA
- a CDS encoding low temperature requirement protein A translates to MTDALSRIGLRRMTGRDPDESHRVATPLELLFDLVFVVAVSQASQNLHHLISDGHVGQGVLSYLMVFFAIWWAWMNFTWFASAFDTDDWLYRVMTIVQMAGVLVLAAGVHAAMVDLDYLTVTWGYVLMRLAMVGQWLRAAASDPASRPTAVRFAVGITFVQVLWVARMYLLDETAQFWSFFVLVAAEFIVPVWAESRRRTSWHPVHIAERFGLFTLLLLGESLLASSNAMIDALGEGEQIPQLLGLAASGIVVTAGIWWLYFAREQHGRLRSLRAGFTFGYLHYVIFAAAGAVSSGVEVEIDEITGHTEIAHATAGLSLTLPIALFVLSAWAILLQPTLSRAASAVVVVAAGLIAASGLLPVGEYAVSALLLSGIVVVLEVAAVKDSIPAGPARTP
- a CDS encoding GNAT family N-acetyltransferase, whose product is MAEIVLSPVTADRFDDAEHALTGGGDGQACQCQWWMLTRAQFQRTTQDERREMLRTEIEQGATPPALIAYVDGEAAGWVRIGPRASQIRVLRTRAIAANTDVPLDDEDVWAVTCFVVRREHRGKGLNAELLSAAVDFARSHGARSVEAYPLDTRVATHPTNDLYHGILSVFERAGFREVARPRYDRTIVSLDLST
- a CDS encoding tyrosine-type recombinase/integrase codes for the protein MSRVRLAIGTFGEIGFLAAAPGRVIARARYRDWDGRTRLVQATAETRALAERALKVKLSTRSSFQHTITTLTPDSLFSHLVDYWLEDLDQEGRLSTTTRQLYERNIRTLVIPAIGNLTLREIGVARCDQLLKQLNKRSYSRAKHARVVLRLAFGLAVRHEVLSRNPMDHVARLNRQISMPDALTPVEVTAIRTAIAVWESGRVISGPKPDGQLGGIVEVMLGTSARIGEVLAIRRRDVDITSAVPSIRIAGTIVSNSGEPTQRQDHPKTAKSRRTIAIPTFTAEAVRRRLASLSEPSLDALLFCSREGTPLTTNNVRRQLRRVMEIAGITGVTPHAFRRTVATAINEQAGVELAAELLGHTDPKITVQHYIRRNEMVNPSTAEMLDRAFAKDQPI
- a CDS encoding GNAT family N-acetyltransferase, yielding MSDVASRWYGRQATPDEVDEALHGEPYDDLQGASGVFLAAVEDGRAVGCAGVRFGDGFAELTKVFTRRDHRGQGLGGRLLGMAEQSCAERNHRRRGWPGRRDPQGRTSSLVRC